A genomic segment from Glycine soja cultivar W05 chromosome 18, ASM419377v2, whole genome shotgun sequence encodes:
- the LOC114394487 gene encoding RNA-binding KH domain-containing protein PEPPER-like isoform X2, giving the protein MSQQGQIPINPMLPPQNPMATMPMPIPMPMHMPLPMPLQISFSAQDTAPSSGKRRRDDEAPGTAAAPDQSAAKRAKGQDVIFRIVVPSRHIGKVIGKEGHRIQRIREDTKATIKIADAIARHEERVIIISSKDNDEKVTDAEKALEQIAHLILKEDDSSLDASKVTAGHVAANTIRLLIAGSQAGGLIGTSGQNIEKLRDSSGASITVLAPNQLPLCASAHESDRVVQLSGDVPAVMKALEEIGCQLRENPPRQVISISPTYNYAAIRPSQPYLDPTSVDYVTFEMLISETMVGGLIGRCGSNISRIRNESGAMIKVYGGKGEQKHRQIQFGGSAQQARAS; this is encoded by the exons ATGTCGCAGCAAGGTCAAATTCCGATAAACCCCATGCTCCCTCCGCAGAACCCGATGGCCACCATGCCCATGCCCATCCCCATGCCCATGCACATGCCCCTTCCCATGCCGCTCCAGATTTCCTTCTCCGCCCAGGACACCGCCCCCTCCTCCGGGAAGCGCCGCCGTGACGACGAGGCTCCCGGCACCGCCGCCGCGCCGGATCAATCGGCGGCGAAGCGCGCCAAGGGACAGGATGTGATATTCAGGATCGTCGTGCCCTCCCGCCACATCGGCAAGGTCATCGGGAAGGAAGGTCATCGCATACAGAGGATTCGAGAAGACACCAAAGCCACCATCAAAATCGCTGACGCTATTGcc AGACATGAAGAGCGTGTTATCATTATTAGTTCTAAGGACAATGATGAAAAAGTTACTGATGCAgagaaagctcttgagcaaatagcccatttaattttaaag GAAGATGATAGCAGTCTTGATGCGTCAAAAGTTACTGCGGGACATGTGGCTGCCAATACGATAAGACTTTTGATTGCAGGGTCCCAGGCAGGTGGATTAATTGGGACGTCTGGTCAAAACATTGAGAAGTTGAGGGACTCTTCTGGTGCCTCTATTACTGTTCTTGCACCAAATCAATTGCCTTTATGTGCTTCTGCTCATGAATCTGACAGAGTTGTGCAG TTATCAGGAGATGTTCCTGCAGTCATGAAAGCTTTGGAGGAGATAGGTTGTCAACTAAG GGAAAACCCACCAAGACAAGTGATTTCAATTAGCCCAACATACAACTATGCTGCAATTCGACCATCCCAGCCATATCTTGACCCAACTTCAG ttgattatgttacATTCGAGATGCTGATTTCGGAAACGATGGTTGGTGGGTTGATTGGCCGGTGTGGCTCAAACATCTCGAGGATCAGAAATGAGTCTGGAGCAATGATTAAG GTTTATGGTGGTAAGGGTGAACAGAAGCATAGACAAATTCAATTTGGTGGTAGTGCTCAACAG GCAAGGGCCTCCTAG
- the LOC114394487 gene encoding poly(rC)-binding protein 4-like isoform X1 yields the protein MSQQGQIPINPMLPPQNPMATMPMPIPMPMHMPLPMPLQISFSAQDTAPSSGKRRRDDEAPGTAAAPDQSAAKRAKGQDVIFRIVVPSRHIGKVIGKEGHRIQRIREDTKATIKIADAIARHEERVIIISSKDNDEKVTDAEKALEQIAHLILKEDDSSLDASKVTAGHVAANTIRLLIAGSQAGGLIGTSGQNIEKLRDSSGASITVLAPNQLPLCASAHESDRVVQLSGDVPAVMKALEEIGCQLRENPPRQVISISPTYNYAAIRPSQPYLDPTSVDYVTFEMLISETMVGGLIGRCGSNISRIRNESGAMIKVYGGKGEQKHRQIQFGGSAQQVALAKQRVDEYIYSQLIQQTGTQQSAFQR from the exons ATGTCGCAGCAAGGTCAAATTCCGATAAACCCCATGCTCCCTCCGCAGAACCCGATGGCCACCATGCCCATGCCCATCCCCATGCCCATGCACATGCCCCTTCCCATGCCGCTCCAGATTTCCTTCTCCGCCCAGGACACCGCCCCCTCCTCCGGGAAGCGCCGCCGTGACGACGAGGCTCCCGGCACCGCCGCCGCGCCGGATCAATCGGCGGCGAAGCGCGCCAAGGGACAGGATGTGATATTCAGGATCGTCGTGCCCTCCCGCCACATCGGCAAGGTCATCGGGAAGGAAGGTCATCGCATACAGAGGATTCGAGAAGACACCAAAGCCACCATCAAAATCGCTGACGCTATTGcc AGACATGAAGAGCGTGTTATCATTATTAGTTCTAAGGACAATGATGAAAAAGTTACTGATGCAgagaaagctcttgagcaaatagcccatttaattttaaag GAAGATGATAGCAGTCTTGATGCGTCAAAAGTTACTGCGGGACATGTGGCTGCCAATACGATAAGACTTTTGATTGCAGGGTCCCAGGCAGGTGGATTAATTGGGACGTCTGGTCAAAACATTGAGAAGTTGAGGGACTCTTCTGGTGCCTCTATTACTGTTCTTGCACCAAATCAATTGCCTTTATGTGCTTCTGCTCATGAATCTGACAGAGTTGTGCAG TTATCAGGAGATGTTCCTGCAGTCATGAAAGCTTTGGAGGAGATAGGTTGTCAACTAAG GGAAAACCCACCAAGACAAGTGATTTCAATTAGCCCAACATACAACTATGCTGCAATTCGACCATCCCAGCCATATCTTGACCCAACTTCAG ttgattatgttacATTCGAGATGCTGATTTCGGAAACGATGGTTGGTGGGTTGATTGGCCGGTGTGGCTCAAACATCTCGAGGATCAGAAATGAGTCTGGAGCAATGATTAAG GTTTATGGTGGTAAGGGTGAACAGAAGCATAGACAAATTCAATTTGGTGGTAGTGCTCAACAG GTAGCTTTGGCAAAACAGAGAGTTGATGAATATATATACTCTCAGTTGATACAACAGACTGGCACCCAACAGTCAGC CTTCCAGAGATGA